In Xanthomonas fragariae, the genomic window TTGCGCCAGCAGAATCTGCGTGCGCGTCAGCAGCGTGATCGACGCATCGCCGGAGACCTGCCGCAACAACGCGCGCGCATCCGCTGGCGCACCGTGCCGCACATCGTTGCGCCACACCTGCCCGCCCGCATGCGGCTGCATGTCCACCACGCCCACGCGCACGCCATGACTGGCCGCCGCCCGCGCCGCGGCCAAGCCGGCCGGGCCAGCACCGATCACCAACACATCGAAATGCTGCACGCGCTCAGCCATCGGTGCGTACCTGCATGCCATCGCGCGCACCCACCAAGCACGCGCGTTGCTGGCCGATGCCATCGATACGCACCCGGCATTCAAAACACACGCCCATGCCGCACAACGGCGCGCGTGGCTGGCCACTGCACGACTGCCGAAAGTGCAGCGTGGCCTGTGCCACCGCAGCAGCCACGCTGGCGCCGGCCGGCACTTCGACCGGCTGCGCATCCACATGCAGACGCACGGTCGCGCTCATGCGGCCGCGCCGTGCACTGCACGCGTCGGCGCGTACGGGGATGGGTCGATGGCAGGAGTGCGCCCGAGCAGGCTGTCCACAATCATTCGTGCGCTCCCCAGTGCCGTGGTAACACCCAGGCCCTCGTGACCAGCGGCCACCCACACATCGCGGCGGCCGGGCACCGCACCAAGATAAGGGCGCCCGTCCGGTGTCGCCGGCCGCAAACCGGTCCAGACCCGGATCGCCTGCAACTCGCGCAACACCGGCAAATACGCGAATGCCCGCTGCAACATCTGCTGCAGCACCGGCATCGACAGCGTGCGATCGTGCTCGCCGAACTGGCGCGACGAGCCGATCAGAATCTGCCCGGTTGGCCGCGGCTGCACATTGAAGGCAACGCTGGTGTCGTCGACGCCATGCGCCGAATCGGCGTAGCCCAGCTCCAGCAACTGATGCCGGATCAACCCCGGGTGGCGATCGGTGATGACCAGATGGCCCTTGCGCGGGCGCAAGGCCAGCTCGGGCAGCAACTGCGGCAAGGCAACGCCGCTGGCGACCAACACGGGGCCGGCCAGCGCCTGACCATCGTCCAGACGCACACCGTGCGCCTGCAATTGCTTCACGCTGCGGCCGGCAAACAGCTGTGCGCCCGCCTTGCAGGCCAGCCTCACCAGATGCCGCGCCACCCGTGGCGGGTACACCACTGCCTCATCGGGCACGCGCATGCCGCCGGCCAAGCCGGGCACCAACAGCGGCTCCAGCGCATATAACTGTGTCGCATCGATCGCTTCGGCATGCAGATCGGCCGCCGCCAGCCGCGCGATCTTGGCCGGCACCGCCGCCAGTTCGCGTGCATCGCGGGCCACCCACAGCGTGCCGCAGCGGCTGAACTCGGCCTCACTCAGTTGCGCAAAACGCTCCCACAAACGCAGCGAATACGCAGACAACGCCAGCTCGGCAGGGCTGTCGTCCATCGCCACCAGATGCCCCATCGATGCAGCGGTGGAGCCACCGCCGATGGGCCCCGGCTCAACAATCGCCACGCGCAGCCCTTCGCCAACCGCAGCCTCGGCACAGGCCGCTCCGACAATGCCGGCACCCACCACAATCAAGTCATAGCTGCGTCGGGTGGACGCAACCGACGGCACAGCATCGGCAGCCGGCATACTGACAACGTCCTCCGATCCTGGCCGCAGTGCATCCATCAGGCCACGATACCCCAAGCAAACGGGTCGGCAGGGTCGATCAGCAACTGCGCGCGCGCGATGATATAGGCATGCCCGCTGATACGCGGCGCAATGCCACGCGCGCTTGCGCGATAACTGCCTTCGAACGCGCTGCCCAGAATGCCTTGCTGCACCCAACGCTCACCTTCGACCAGCTTGCCATCGGCGGCTAGGCAGGCCAGCTTGGCGCTGGTACCGGTGCCGCAAGGCGAGCGGTCGTACGCCAACCCCGGGCACAGCACGAAATTGCGTGCCACACCGCTGCCGTCGGGCGCGGCGCCGTTGACTTCGATATGGTCGATCTGGCCACCTGCCAACCCAGTAATGCCGGCTGTTTCCAGCGCTAGCCGGATCGCTTCGGTGTAAGCAGTCAACTCGCGCTGATGCGCCAGATCGAGCGCGCACGGTGCCTGTTCGGTGA contains:
- a CDS encoding NAD(P)/FAD-dependent oxidoreductase — encoded protein: MPAADAVPSVASTRRSYDLIVVGAGIVGAACAEAAVGEGLRVAIVEPGPIGGGSTAASMGHLVAMDDSPAELALSAYSLRLWERFAQLSEAEFSRCGTLWVARDARELAAVPAKIARLAAADLHAEAIDATQLYALEPLLVPGLAGGMRVPDEAVVYPPRVARHLVRLACKAGAQLFAGRSVKQLQAHGVRLDDGQALAGPVLVASGVALPQLLPELALRPRKGHLVITDRHPGLIRHQLLELGYADSAHGVDDTSVAFNVQPRPTGQILIGSSRQFGEHDRTLSMPVLQQMLQRAFAYLPVLRELQAIRVWTGLRPATPDGRPYLGAVPGRRDVWVAAGHEGLGVTTALGSARMIVDSLLGRTPAIDPSPYAPTRAVHGAAA
- a CDS encoding 2Fe-2S iron-sulfur cluster-binding protein produces the protein MSATVRLHVDAQPVEVPAGASVAAAVAQATLHFRQSCSGQPRAPLCGMGVCFECRVRIDGIGQQRACLVGARDGMQVRTDG